CTTTGTGGCAGACAATAACAACTGGACATGTGCTGtaatttaagtttcatttcaaGTTCACTTTTTGGTAaccaaacaattaaaaatattcactttaAGTTCTAATTTAACAAATAATCAGTTTACTGAAGTAAGACAGCACATGCAGTCTAGGAATTCAGCTGAATTCAGACATTAAGTTCTGCTGAGGTGTCGGTATGCAGGGTGAAATGCCTGAAATGTAGTGCTTAATGTTCAAGCGGTTTGTTGGTGTTCCCTGCGTACATGGCCCATTTCTAGGTGCTACAGCCCCCACGCTCCTGTGGACAGAAAAATCAATGCAAACCTTAGTACCTGTTCCTGTCAAGAAGTTCATCCACTGATGACTTGAGGTAGAAGCTAACTTGTGTCACAAGGGTAAGAATATTGCTGCCAGGAAAGGTCCCCGTACTTGTGCTGTCCAAAGAGATCGTTAGTTTCTGCACTTACTGTGCACTGTGAAATGTCTGAGTCCAGCAGCTGGAATTTTACCTCATGAAAGTATCTAATTCCAGATTGGACATTCCCAGGAGcttttccacattttctttaACCTTTTCAGAATAGCCACCTGGGCAGAAAACATAAGAAATGAGACAGAGGAGCCTTCCTAACAAAAGTGCTCAAAAAGAGGGTTTTTCTCAAGCACTCAGCCTTGGCTTACCAGATCTCTTTGGATGAATATaagttaaaatagaaaaagaacaaggaaaaaaggggGTGGAGGGAGTACATCTTTCACAAGGCTTCTTGTGCCACAAAAAGCCCTTTTTAGTTATGAGCTTTCCATTCAGAGTACTTAATACTTTTAGTGTCTTAGTTAAGCATAAGCAGGttgtattttaatgttttgaaaagaaatgcagacagacaaaagtaaaaatttGATTGGCAGCTGCCTCTGAAGAAGCCAGAAACAACAGGAAGTTTTTACAAGGCACTTTACTTCCTAGgtgcattttaagaaaatgcattaatttctgtatgtaaacaatatttaaatgtCATTAGTCTCACTTATGTACCAGCAAAGTTTGAAATTAATTACCAAGAAAgcaattcttaatttttttccagtacatGATGAGTTTTGTGGTGATTTTTGTATAcagtatatataatatactgtatatataatattttataatacaACATGATTGGAATACTATGGCtctttttaaatgcataggCCAAGaggcttctctgctgctgcaggtgagaTGTGAGATCTATTGTTTGTAATTTGGATCATGATCAAATAGTGAAACCACCTCAAAATGTAGTAAGCCTGTGCTAACCTTAGGGCAAGGTCATTTCACTGCTGTGTTAGGCTTTAGCTCAGAGAGAATAAAGTTGCCATTGTACCATTCTCTAGTGCCTGCAGACATACAGCCAGTGATGGAATTGCCACGGGGAAAAGCTCACACAAAACAGAGAAGTGATCATacctaaaaaagaaaacattcactAATTAGACATTCGAGTTGGGTGAAGCTGAGCAGTAACTGATAGGAAAGATTCCAGCGTTGCCAACTTCCTTTCTAAATCTCCAAGTTCCTTGTGCATCTGAGGAAGGCTTGGGTGGAAGTCTGCTTCATGTTAAAAGACGTGCCTTACCTCTGCCAGCCAGTCAGTGCGATACCTTGGAGCACATCAGCAGGGATGCTGCTTGCTACTTTCAGCCACTGAAGGTGGTTTTTTAAGTGGTGTCCAATAAGTGTTAGAGACTGATTCACTCCTGTAGCGCCCTTAAAAGCGCTAGCAAACCACACCTTGGAGAAGCCACATCTACGATACTTCTCTATaagaagcactgaaataagACACAAAAGAATACCTATAGGACACATATTCCTCCAGTTTTCAGCCATGTCTGCAATGTTCCAGTTAACAAGAATTCTGGGCTCTGAACGTTTGTGTTAGAGGGAGAGCCATGAGGTCTACTGGCATGGAAGCAGCTGGGGCGATTCTGCTGGTAATACAAGCGTATTAAATGCATCATACAATTTAATAAGAGGAGGGTAAATCTCCACTTGTCTAAAAAATTAGCTGCTGTTCTTTCATTGTAGGATGTTTGCTGCCTTGAAGGAGTAGTTCAGAAGAATTTTCACATAATAAGGGCTGCACTCCACCTTCTCCAATTGTgcatcactttcttttttccccccttcaaGGATTAGCACTGATCAgacttttgttgtttttcccaaaatGGCACACATTGGAAAGTTTTAAAGAAAGCTtgaaatgataataaataatCAGGTATCAGAGCTCTTCCAAGCAGCTTAGAGAAGTACAAACCTTTGCTCTCCACATCCAGGTCTGCAGCATAGTCCCAGATCATAGGCTGCACCAGCTGTGGGACCCCAGATTCTGAAAGgagcagaggtttttttttttaagtaatagaAAAAGGACAGTTACAGGTGAGAAAGAAGTACATGTCAGTCATGCATTACTGCACCTATAGAACAAACTATGGcctgtcactgaattcttcatGCCCACGTGCATTTTCAGCCTTGTCAGGACTTTGAACATGTCAGGGGTATGAATCTATTAGTTTACCTGGCTGCTTGAACTGGTGGAGTTGCAAATGGTACATGCAAGATGTCAGCTAAATTCAAAGGAAATAATCACCCATTAAGTTAGGGATTATCTGCACAGAACTTAGCTTTTCAAGAAGCCCATAATGAAAATGCAAGGTTAGCTTCCCTTTATAATCAGCTCCCTGAGTAGTTTTAAACGTGAGAAATTCTCACCCCTCAACAAGATGCGGTAAACCATGCATAAATTGAGTACTTTAACTGCATCCCATTTTACTCTTAGTCCATTATTGGCTGTGGTGGTAGACTGCACGTAGCtagatgctgtgctgcttttgtggGAATTGCAGGAGTTCTAGTTTTTTGGGGATGATTCCCCACCACGAAAGCTATGAGTAGGTCAatcagagctggaggagctgtaTGGCTCTTCATGATACTGTCTAAATCTGTTTAGAGCACACACGTAAAATGGAAGAATGTGAAACTCCATTAGAACCATTCTAATTTTAGTAGTAGTtacatatttttcaacataggaGGCTTGTGACAATACAGTATTGGAGTTCCTCACTAACTGTGTCAACTTTAACATCAAGGACACAGAGCTTCTCTTGAATCTGCATTATGGGAACCAGATACTGTACAAAGTAACAACTAACGTTAGAAGGTGGTGAGAAATGTAGAAATTTAGGAAAAGActacagtttttctttgaaacgGGTAAAGACAGTAGAATTTATGGTGACCACTGTGCAAAATGACTATTACCAGATAGAAAACTGAACTGCGTACATTGTAAGACTTGCCCAATGTCAAAAAGAAAGTCTGAAGCATTGCCATGGACTAAGTGTCTCCACTTCTTACTCTAATGGACCACATCTCAACTATTCTCGGATCATTCTGTATTGTATTTCAGCTGATAGCAGATCTGTTTCAACTGAATGCGTGAACTCTTGAGGGCTACCAAACGACTCACCCCATCCCAGGTGACACACCTGCCAGTGTTTCCTCGCTGATCCCTCTCAGCATGTCATCCCACACGATGGGAGTCACAGTGGGATAAGACGAGACCACATAACTTGCAACTGCTTTTATATGGAAtaagcacagcttctctggcgTGTTCCCTTGTTGTTGCAGCCATTCCTTGGACTCCTCTCCTTCACCAAGGTAGTAGACCTGAAACATCAAGCAAATAATTCTGACTTCTTGTATAGGAATAGGGGGAACAAATTTGATACAGCATCACGCAATCATACAGTATTCACAAACTACGGCACAAACGTAACACACTGAGCAGAAGTATTTCAAAGTGCTTTTTGGTGCTGAAGACATTGTGAGTATCAACCTGCAGGATCTGGCTCTGACTAAATGCATCACAgaagggctgcccagggaggtggtggagtcaccgaccctggaggtgttcaaggaacgtttggattttgtgttgagggacacggtttagtgagaactattggtgataggtggatggttggactggatgatcttgaaggtcttttccaacagtggtgattctgtgaagttttctagaagaattaaaatatcTCAGGAATAATTAAGTGCATGGGAAAtgttgaatcacagcctgaacctctgcttgaccacctgaggcgagcaaggaatcagccatgggagcacaagtgaaggcacctagacccatttaagagctgactaccagggGGGGAAGaatcttttctggagatcccctcctttggagtttcatggtgagcccaggatatgggtaagcgttctatctattctctttcaGTATAATAAAACTGCTtactgcttagccaaactctctggtATATTTTGgaattataacatctgtacattcacTGGTTATACATTAAGGCATACTGTATTTGTCTTTGGAAGGTTTGTCTTGTGAGCTGCTCTCGCCAGTCTTAGTTAAAGAAAACTAGCAACCATATGGTCCAGAATTGAATGAAGTGAGATTCCTCTCGTGGAAGGAGATCATTTCTACACAAATCCATAAGTGACGTGGGAGCACGTCCAAAGGTTGGCCCAGCACAGTCAGTCCTACGTAAGCTGCGTATTTGGGCTCATTAAGATGGATATGCTCCGCTGTCACGGCAGCACCCGGCCCGCGCCTCACCTCATCGCAGCCGATGTGGAACCACCTCAGGTCCCGGTGCAGCTCCATGACGCGGTCGATCATGGCTCTGACCAGCGCCCGCGACTCCTCCTTGTGCGGGTTGAGGGCGTTGGGGAACAGCTTCACCTCACGGAGATGCGCGAATTCCTTGTGCTTCAGCGCGAACTGCGGCGGGACGGGGACCGGCGATGGGACGGACCCGTGCGCAGCCCCAGCGGGGGGGCGGGTCGGGGGCCGCTCACCTCCATGTGCCCGAAGCTTTGCACCAGCGGCACCACTTCCAGCCCCAGCTCCGCGGCGCGGCCCAGCAGCTGCCTCAGCTCCGTGCGGCTGCGGAAGGACGCGCTGAGAGCCGCGCCGAGCGCCGAGCCCGCCGCCCCTCCCCGCCGTTACCTGTAGGCGTGCGGCGCGCTCAGCGCCTCCAGCGGCGGCGCGTAGGGAAACGCGTCCTCGTACTCTAGCAGCAGCCCGGTGGCGCCCATCGCGCGGAGCAGCGGCAGCACCTGAGGGGCAGGGGGGGCGgtggcgggcgggcgggcgagcGGGGGGTGCGGGCCGGGCCGAGCGCcgccccctcccctctcccctcacCTCGGCCAGGTACGCGGCGCGGGGCGGAGCGCCCTTCAGGTCCAGGTGCACCAGGCGCCTCCGCATCTCGTTCGACGGCACCGGCCGCTCTCGCTCCTCCCCTCGCTCCGCCCCGGCAGTCCGAGCGCGGCGCGTCGAGCGCATCGCTCCGCGGCGATGGCGGCCgtggcggcgcggcggcggacgggcggcggggagcggcggcggcaggGCAGGTACGGGGCGGGCGGGAGGAGGGGCGGCGAGGGAGCGAATGGCGGCCGTGCGGTAACGTCCGTGCGGTAACGTCCGTGCCGCTCCCCGCAGCGCACGGAGGAACGCGAGTCCGCGGGATGCGCGCGGCGGGCGGCTGTGGGCCGCGTGCTTCGTCTCCGCCGCTCTCGTCGCGGCCGCCGGCGCCTTCCTGGCGTGGAGCTCCTGGAGCACTGAGGACGGCGTCGCCGAGGTGTTGGCCGGGCGAGGGGAGACGCTGCTCGACAAGTTCGTGGAGGTGCCGTGCTCCGGGGACTACGACGGCTACCAGAGGTTTGAAGGTATTTGGGGATCCCCGCTCCTGCAGGGAGGCGGAGCGCTGGGGCCGCTCCCCGTGCTCCTCACATAACGCTTTGCTGAGGCTCAGGGGGAGCGGAGTAAACTTTATGCTACTCCCGAGCAGGAAGAAGCTTCTTCTCGGGAGTTGTCTCTTCTTCAAAGCGCTCCTCCTGTgaaaaagcagctcagctcttgTTTCAGCCTGGCTGTGTGTTGAGTGTGAGTGGtgaactgtgctgtgctgaggaaaaaaagaaactttatttcctgatttttttgaatcacagaatcatttaggttggaaatgAGCTCTAAGAGCATCCGGTACAAACATCGACCTGCCCCACCATACCTGCTAAACTGTATTCCTTGATGCTACAGCCACCCTCTTCTTGAAAGCTGTTATCCAAATCTGGTTCCCCTTCAGCTGTTAGACAAATCCATTCCCTTATCTGGTTTGTTATGTGGCTGACAAAAGCTTACTAAGCTTACTGCAGCTTactgggagctgcagtgagctgcttggagcagagcagctcttccagcactgGTTTGGTGGGAAGCGGCCATCAGCTTGCAGCTTGGTTGTACTGCCCCAAGGATAGGAGATGGAGGGGATAACTGCCTGGTCCTGGTGGTGTGTTGGGCAAAAAACGTAACAAGACAGAAGGTGATGCACAGCCTGCGGTCAAAAAAGGCCTTCCCAGTGTTCATGTGGTAGGGCTTTGGAGAATTAATCACAGTAGATGTTCTTGAAGCCAAATAAAGCACCTCAGGAACTTCCTCACAAGAGAGCGTCCTCAGTAGGAGGACTTTTTGATTCTGAGCATGAGAATACATGTGTTCAGTTTTAACTTCCTGCAGTAAGGAAGAATGGCTGCTGGCTGTTCTCTACTGTTTCAAGGCCAGAGAAATCTATGCAGCCAGTGTTGCTGCAAGTTGGTTCTTCAACTCTGAGCTGGGGTTGAATCAGTATGCATTCTGCTACCAGGGCTTTGGTttatcaaaaaacaaacaagaaagctcaccaaaacagtattttcccaATTTCTGGTTTGTTAGAGGAACGTTCTGAGCTGAAGACTTGTGGTCTTGGCAGCCCCAACAGCGTGGAGAAGGAACTTTAAGGATATCTCAGCTGAGGAATGAGCGGATGCGTTCTGTGTTCTTGCAGTGTGGGAGGAGCAAGCGTGCCCTCTCTTGACCGCGTATTAAATGGCTGATGTGGTCGGCATCAAACCCAGGAACGTGCTGGAGGCACGAGCGGGAGTCGCCTTGGATGGGTTTGTATTCAGTGTATTTGCATTCGCTCAATGCCCGCCAGAGGGCGCCCGTGAGCCGTCCGCAGCGCTCCTGCTGCACGCGTTACTGGGAGCTGCGCCGCACagactgctgctctctgccGAACTGCATTCGGCTCCTCAGCTTTAATCGCTTTGTTGGAAACAGCTTTTTATCACTGAAGAGCTTTTATTCCGTCTTTACTCTGGCGTTGCATCcacagctgctggtgctgtaGCAGGAGGCATGCTGCTATTACCCTTTGGTCTGTCCACAGTTCAGATGAGCTTCTTACTTATGCACCTGCTCCCCCTCAATCCAGTCCAACAGAGCATCTGGTTTTGCTTCGATAGATAACAGTGGTTGGTGTCACAGAGCCTTATTTCCATAGTACTGCTCAGCAGAAAACTTGCTTCATACAGCTATAAAATGTGCTACAAGTACTAAGTTGATGATGTTTGCAGAAGATGGGGCATGCTGTGAGCAGAGTCTGATCCTTGCAGCCAGATCTTCGCTATTTCTGCTCTCTTGAGATATGGTTAACTACTTAAAGTTGCTGTGGCTTTCAGCGTGTCTGATGAATCTGTGCATAGTCCTGTGTGTGCTGGCATACACTGTCAGGGCTCAAAGCTTCTGCCACTGCTGAGGCTCTGAGATCCTTTCCCAGAGGTGAGGTCAGTGGATATGGAAAGCAGTTTTAACAGTGGGTCCAACACTGAGATTTCTGGTATTATCATGACAATATCATCTTGCCCATCTCTCTTCTCTCAAGAGTCATCCCTGTCTTGGCAATGAACCTCTTTCAAGAATAGGCAAAGCTGGAATATAGGCACCTAGACCCTGGGTCCTGttactttctattttctgtgtgctgatTAGGGAGTATTTCTGGCTTTTCAGTGTTGTGTACATTTCTCCTTTACTCTGATTGGAAAAATACAACTCCTGCATTCAAAGCTGAGTAGCTTATTAGATAAGTGATTTGTTTTTGCTAGGCACAGCTTTGTGGAAGCTATTGGGTACTCTGTAATGCTAGCCTATATTCTCATGAGTGCAGATTTTGGCAATATGCTCTTACTGCTTTAGTGCTCCCACGTGCAGTGGTTTCTTAGACAAAGATGACACATTTCTTAATGCCAAAATTGTTTTCATCAACACAGGTGGTTCTAGTCCTTTCACACTTTGCATCCAGTATTCATACCTTGCTTCTGGAACCTGTCTGATTTCATGCTAgactctgtttttgtttatcttctcaggttggaaaagcttcagctgtttctttcagaatacCTCCTGCTTCTAGCATTATCTTTGCTAGTTTTCCTAGCTTAGCAATAtgcatgggaactgctgagccacagcctgaaccactgattgagcactgGTGGAAAagacccagtcagccctgggagcagaggtGAAGGCAATTAACACGTGCAGTTGGAAGgggagcagcctggctgcacctctcttagacctcatttgAGGGCTGACCCCTAGCTGGGAAGGTTCTCTttttggagatccctccttagtgaagctttcccctgcaaacccagaatcttctgatacaggtgagcaatcttcttcccttcctttatagcacctCTCTGTCATGTCAGTCCTGCTGTCATCACGTCTCTGTTGTCACACCTTTCCCATTGTATTGATACATCCAATTGCTACACAACTTAACCCTCATCCTGTCTAAAGCTAGCTTTGCTAAATCCTGACTCCAGTACCAGCCTTTCCAGAAGGGTAAGTCCTGCGCTGTTGTTTGCAGCCAGAATTTTAGAGCAcaaatctcttctgaaaaagcGAGTCTTTCTAGTGTCCTTTCTGAGGAGTCATGCAAGGAAGGTTCTGTTTAGATGAGTTGCTGTGGAGCATTGAATTTCTcctttgaatttcctttttgccaCATCTCTCCTTGAACACATGCTTTCCCTTATCTCTAAGAGTTTTCTTTGCCACTCGTGCATTAAAGAGTCCTTTTCAGTGGCACAAGGCAGGTCATTCTGCTCTTTTGTCTCTATCTGTCAAGACAACCTTATTGGTTTTCTATGCTCAGCTTTCTCCTGAGTGTCTTAGAATCTCATTTTTGTGTCAGTCTGTTATCTCAGTCTTTTTTAATCCTGTTTTGTAGCAGAATAATAATAAGAAGTGTACTGCAGCTTTCCAAACTTGTGCCTTATGAATTTGTTGATGTCTTTATACCCATAGAGTGTTAGATAAGGTGTGCAATATGTGGGGTGTGATTTGTGGTTGGTGGTAATAATTCTGCATGTCTTTGGTGAATGAATCTTGTGGTTCTTAATGAAATGTCTCATAAGTGTTTTCAGTTCTGGCAGCCTAAATTCGTTCCTTTTTTGGCTGTTTCTGTACATCTGTGAGTGTTGAATTGAAGCCGTTTCTCCCTCAGCCATTTGTCCTGCTCTTACGATGAGTGTTTGCTAGCTTGGAGGCACAGATGTCTCATCATTCAGCTTCTGAGATGCTTTTCAGGCTGGCGTTCAAAAGTGAAGAGCCAATTTTTAACCTACGCATACGATGGAGCTTTATGGGCTTTAGGAGGGATGAGAAATAGTTGGCATTGTTTACTGGCTGCTACTTTTTCCCATTCGTGACTGCTAGGTTATATGCTACAAAGGAACACAGCATTTCCAGTGCTTGCAGTGTTTAATTGGCAAACGGTCAGTGCCTGGGATTGAGAGACTGAAAAAGCTCAGGATTTCCATGAGAACATGGCCCTGCTTTTCTGACTGCAGAGGGAGGGGATAATTACAGTTCTCCTCAAACACAGAATTCAccctctcttcctccccccctctAATTCATAACTTAGCACAACTTTTCCACCTGGAAAGCCCTTGTCAGTTGAATTCTATGCTTCTGGGGCTGTGTTGCAAAGTGCTGTTTTCAAATTCGTAGAGCACCTTCAGGTTGCTGATtgaatttttgcatttttaagtgttttgttttttttttccctccccacttctgtttctgaagaatgGTGTGTTTTGattctgctgctgttcacagtgtcaaaaggagaaaagtgagCTTGGGGTTCTGGTTCATTTTTGTTATAATGTTGGGTTCTGTGCTGGCCTTGCAGTACTGGTGGTTCACATTGTAACCTCTTAACATTTTTACCTGCTGCTTTCATAGATCATCTTCAAATAATTCAGCATGTGCCTCCTGGAATTTGACTCTTGAGCTGATCTCAGTGAGTTGTTGCTGGTAGTCAGAAAACAGGCAGAATTGTTTGGGTTGCAGCAGGCAAATCAAGGTAGGAAACCAAGTGGGTTACATTTTTACCCCAGTGGTTTAGaaggaaaaattgcttttcagaatAGTTGGGTTCTCAGGTGTTTGCTGGGAATGCCCTCGGTGCCTCCAGTTTAAATACACATCCAGTAGGTGACTTTTTCAAGTGTGCAGTTGGTACGTGTTGTCAGCCTCAGGTTTTGCACCCACATCTCCTCGtggcttctctttcttctcaagGTGCTGCTGTAGTTGCAGGGTTTTGCAGTGTTGAAGCAGCCAAGGCACGTCCAGTACGCCagtgtgcagccctgcagagcacttGTACTGTGGCAAGATTTCTTTTTGTCACTGTGCTCATTGTTATCATCAGATGCTTTTGATCAGAGCAGACTGACACTTTTGCCTTGCACGGATGAATGCaattcttttcctcttgcagcagtgctttgtaCCCTCTCCTTTGTTCTGAGGAACAAATAATCTCTGAAGAGGAGCTCAGCAACAGAAAAGTGTGTTGGCAAATGTCAGAAAATGGCTTCATTCACATTCTTCCATAACTTTACATCTGTAAATGGAGTTTCCCCAGGAAAATGTCTAATGCAGCATCCCAAGGTCTGTATTGACTCggaactgattttatttcttgttcttgcCCAAAGGCTGTTGTGCATCAGACTtgtagttttaaaagaaatttcataTATTCTTCACTCCTCTCACTGCTGATCCTTTTCCGTGAGCTTGTAATATTAAATGCCAGGTCGTTCTGTAATGAATTTTAAGTGATTTCTTTTATTGTAGGTCCTAATGCTTTTGGCTATGACACCTTTTAATGCAAGATCCATTATAAAAAATTGTCCTTTGAGGTCTGTTTGTAGAGACATTCAGAATGTGATTTGCCCTCTTGACTCTCCCTTTTGAGAGTGGTGTGTATCCCTGTCCATTATCTGAATGCTTGCTTACACTGTGAA
The genomic region above belongs to Lagopus muta isolate bLagMut1 chromosome 18, bLagMut1 primary, whole genome shotgun sequence and contains:
- the HEXD gene encoding hexosaminidase D, which gives rise to MRSTRRARTAGAERGEERERPVPSNEMRRRLVHLDLKGAPPRAAYLAEVLPLLRAMGATGLLLEYEDAFPYAPPLEALSAPHAYSRTELRQLLGRAAELGLEVVPLVQSFGHMEFALKHKEFAHLREVKLFPNALNPHKEESRALVRAMIDRVMELHRDLRWFHIGCDEVYYLGEGEESKEWLQQQGNTPEKLCLFHIKAVASYVVSSYPTVTPIVWDDMLRGISEETLAESGVPQLVQPMIWDYAADLDVESKVLLIEKYRRCGFSKVWFASAFKGATGVNQSLTLIGHHLKNHLQWLKVASSIPADVLQGIALTGWQRYDHFSVLCELFPVAIPSLAVCLQALENGGYSEKVKENVEKLLGMSNLELDTFMSTSTGTFPGSNILTLVTQVSFYLKSSVDELLDRNRYVTGWFSPYHRKRKIIHPIIMHHFQPDAISLLSKWNAVVQDLQAAMEQVFHKCTVEEWMEENVHPSLEKLQQVVDDLDKAIKAQN